One genomic window of Devosia salina includes the following:
- a CDS encoding SPW repeat protein translates to MLKSLSSNNRTVLNIVSIVAGLGLLFSPWYLGYADQANAAWNAWINGAGVSLIAAAALLAFHEAEEWANLVLAAWAVVAPWILGFAAATAATTVHVVAGLVVAALAGLSLWFTHNRPLSTA, encoded by the coding sequence ATGCTGAAATCCTTGTCTTCCAATAACCGGACGGTCCTCAACATCGTTTCTATCGTGGCCGGTTTAGGCCTGCTGTTCTCTCCCTGGTATCTGGGCTATGCCGACCAGGCCAATGCTGCCTGGAACGCGTGGATCAACGGCGCGGGCGTGAGCCTCATCGCCGCGGCGGCTCTGCTGGCATTCCACGAGGCCGAGGAATGGGCCAATCTCGTTTTGGCCGCTTGGGCTGTCGTGGCGCCCTGGATCCTTGGCTTTGCCGCCGCAACCGCGGCGACCACCGTCCATGTCGTGGCCGGCCTGGTGGTGGCTGCGCTGGCCGGGCTCAGCCTCTGGTTCACCCATAACCGGCCGTTGTCCACGGCCTGA
- the rpoZ gene encoding DNA-directed RNA polymerase subunit omega: MDPLVVFDCQKIVPDRFALTLAAVARSRALNRGAQPRLERPGESTSGCALNEIAAGAFAPEELAPFLSRGQRSLALTAPSPLREDDAGGLALASPSPTSETLH; this comes from the coding sequence ATGGACCCACTCGTCGTCTTCGATTGCCAGAAGATCGTGCCCGACCGGTTTGCGCTGACGCTGGCTGCGGTGGCGCGGAGCCGGGCACTCAACCGGGGCGCCCAACCCCGTCTCGAGCGGCCGGGGGAGAGCACCAGCGGATGCGCCCTGAATGAGATCGCAGCGGGTGCCTTCGCGCCGGAAGAACTGGCGCCCTTCCTCTCTCGCGGCCAGCGGTCTCTTGCCCTGACCGCGCCATCACCCCTTCGCGAGGACGATGCCGGCGGCCTTGCCCTCGCTTCGCCGTCTCCTACCAGTGAGACCCTTCATTGA
- a CDS encoding NADH dehydrogenase ubiquinone Fe-S protein 4, whose amino-acid sequence MEKIDRFSSTDTHLPLGMPSNDNTLAPAPARQPTFPADAVARIYKPSRSATTSAKGRSQGWRLVFERRSTPVIEPLMGYTGGGDTLTQVALSFPTLEAALRYAERQGLTYVVQHSADSQQADKTAGANETARGARARKVFSDATLDRLGLSAIQGSYGQALDGAAGRNDPSGPKNWSTPMGVVRDPGLTLEAKRSILMNWAWTEYLMDQATTEGMPESRWPSRLGEVEAALLALERDVAAGQDALADRKAA is encoded by the coding sequence ATGGAGAAGATTGACAGATTCAGTTCGACAGACACGCATTTGCCCCTGGGCATGCCGTCCAACGACAATACGCTCGCCCCGGCGCCTGCAAGACAGCCGACCTTTCCGGCCGATGCCGTGGCCCGCATCTACAAGCCGTCCCGATCGGCGACAACGTCAGCAAAGGGTCGCAGCCAGGGCTGGCGCCTGGTCTTCGAGCGGCGCAGCACACCCGTTATTGAACCTCTCATGGGCTACACCGGCGGTGGCGACACCCTGACCCAGGTGGCGCTGAGCTTCCCGACCCTGGAGGCAGCCTTGCGCTATGCCGAACGGCAGGGTCTGACCTATGTTGTCCAGCATTCGGCGGACTCACAGCAGGCCGACAAGACCGCCGGCGCAAACGAAACCGCCAGGGGCGCGCGTGCACGCAAGGTCTTTTCCGACGCCACGCTCGACCGACTCGGCCTTTCGGCCATACAGGGGAGCTACGGTCAGGCCCTCGATGGTGCTGCCGGCCGCAACGATCCCTCCGGCCCGAAGAATTGGTCGACGCCGATGGGTGTGGTGCGCGATCCGGGCCTCACGCTGGAGGCAAAGCGCTCGATCCTGATGAACTGGGCCTGGACCGAATATCTCATGGACCAGGCGACCACCGAAGGCATGCCGGAGAGTCGCTGGCCGTCGCGCCTGGGAGAGGTCGAGGCAGCGCTGCTGGCGCTTGAACGTGACGTGGCGGCCGGGCAGGACGCTTTGGCCGACCGCAAGGCGGCGTGA
- a CDS encoding Hsp20/alpha crystallin family protein, whose protein sequence is MNVRDLIPWGRPNTNPAPSIFHENDRDPFLSLHREVNRLFDDAFRSFGSGLPTFSGFSAFGGGWPSVEISDREKEIAVTAEIPGLEEKDIEILLDDGVLTLRGEKRSETEDKDRQFSERVYGRFERRIPLGYEVEQDKVDARFRNGVLTVTLPKSERAQSQVKRIAIRS, encoded by the coding sequence ATGAATGTACGTGACTTGATCCCGTGGGGCCGCCCCAATACGAACCCCGCACCCAGCATTTTCCACGAGAACGACCGCGACCCCTTCCTATCGCTGCATCGCGAGGTGAATCGGCTGTTTGACGATGCTTTCCGAAGCTTCGGCTCCGGGCTGCCGACCTTTAGCGGTTTTTCCGCATTCGGCGGAGGGTGGCCGAGCGTCGAAATCTCCGACCGTGAGAAGGAGATTGCCGTCACGGCCGAAATTCCCGGTCTTGAGGAAAAGGATATCGAGATCCTGCTCGACGATGGCGTGCTGACGCTGCGCGGCGAGAAGCGCTCCGAAACGGAGGACAAGGACCGGCAATTCTCCGAGCGCGTCTATGGCCGCTTCGAGCGGCGCATTCCGCTCGGTTACGAGGTCGAGCAGGATAAGGTCGATGCCCGCTTCCGGAACGGTGTGCTCACCGTGACCCTGCCCAAGAGCGAGAGGGCACAATCGCAGGTCAAGCGCATTGCCATCCGCAGTTAA
- a CDS encoding Hsp20 family protein, with the protein MSTTFDFTPLFRSSIGFDRMLNALQAASRVESIDNWPPYDIEKTGEDAYRVSLAVAGFCQDDLTITQEQNMLMVRGQKAGEDSAQYLHRGIAGRAFQRRFELADHVKVMGANLVNGLLTIDLKREIPEEMKPRRIEIATGEAGASAAPRQIEADKQAA; encoded by the coding sequence ATGAGCACGACCTTTGATTTCACTCCCCTGTTCCGGTCGAGCATCGGCTTTGACCGCATGTTGAATGCTCTGCAGGCGGCAAGCCGCGTCGAGAGCATCGACAACTGGCCCCCTTACGACATCGAGAAGACCGGCGAGGATGCATACCGCGTATCGCTCGCGGTGGCCGGCTTCTGCCAGGACGATCTCACCATCACGCAGGAGCAGAACATGCTGATGGTGAGGGGCCAGAAGGCGGGCGAGGATAGCGCGCAATACCTGCATCGCGGCATTGCCGGCCGGGCATTCCAGCGCCGGTTCGAGCTCGCCGATCATGTCAAGGTAATGGGCGCGAACCTTGTCAACGGCCTGCTGACCATCGATCTCAAGCGCGAGATCCCCGAAGAGATGAAGCCGCGCCGGATCGAGATCGCCACCGGCGAGGCAGGCGCCAGTGCCGCGCCCCGGCAGATCGAGGCCGACAAGCAGGCCGCGTAA
- a CDS encoding DUF6634 family protein, with protein sequence MSRRHQAVNFFGADPFATADRLEALAADLRRLASGHAPSAAQLAEAPTLRDWGVLSRSGIALVGTVQGHPRIADHRPAITSELFAIDGAELWARTMSRYYLLEPRGTGRKQHG encoded by the coding sequence ATGAGCCGGCGCCACCAGGCCGTGAATTTCTTCGGCGCCGATCCCTTCGCCACCGCGGATCGACTCGAAGCCTTGGCCGCGGACCTTCGCCGGCTTGCATCCGGTCACGCTCCGTCTGCCGCGCAATTGGCGGAGGCGCCCACGCTCCGGGACTGGGGTGTGCTGTCGCGCTCCGGCATCGCCCTTGTCGGCACGGTCCAAGGGCACCCCAGGATCGCGGATCATCGGCCTGCGATCACTTCCGAACTTTTCGCCATCGACGGCGCCGAACTGTGGGCGAGGACGATGAGCCGGTACTACCTGCTCGAGCCGCGCGGCACCGGGAGGAAACAGCATGGGTAA
- a CDS encoding helix-turn-helix domain-containing protein, which yields MSEHQHRPTPAQIRAGRALLDWSQQELAGYSGIGRRTVAAYENGGDRVMPTSVVAMKEALERAGIRFSGEDEPEGVHRVLR from the coding sequence TTGAGCGAACATCAGCACCGGCCAACTCCCGCCCAGATCCGGGCGGGACGAGCCCTCCTCGACTGGAGCCAGCAGGAGCTTGCGGGGTATAGCGGCATCGGTCGCCGGACCGTGGCGGCCTACGAGAACGGTGGCGACAGGGTGATGCCTACCAGCGTCGTGGCCATGAAAGAGGCCTTGGAGCGTGCCGGCATCAGGTTCAGTGGCGAAGACGAACCCGAAGGCGTGCATCGGGTCCTCCGCTAG
- a CDS encoding SCO family protein: MRRFRGILWVLVAIAAAGAAFLAFGPRFAPANAGEAIYAKPFSLVNQDGAPVTQADFLGKPSAFFYGFTHCPDVCPTALAEMSAILEALGPDADKLQVVFVSVDPERDTPEIMKDYVEYFDPRIAGLTGDLAQVATMAKDRYIFFGKVPMEGGDYQMEHQASIQLVTADGRFFGTLAAEEGFDIRLAKVRRLIGEG; the protein is encoded by the coding sequence TTGCGCAGGTTTCGAGGTATCCTTTGGGTGCTGGTGGCGATCGCAGCTGCCGGCGCTGCCTTCCTGGCTTTTGGCCCCCGGTTCGCGCCAGCGAACGCTGGGGAAGCCATTTATGCCAAGCCCTTTTCATTGGTGAACCAAGACGGCGCTCCGGTCACGCAGGCCGACTTCCTCGGCAAGCCTTCGGCCTTTTTCTATGGCTTCACCCATTGCCCCGACGTCTGCCCCACGGCCCTGGCCGAGATGTCGGCCATCCTCGAGGCGCTCGGACCGGACGCGGACAAGCTGCAGGTCGTCTTCGTCTCCGTCGATCCGGAGCGGGACACGCCGGAGATCATGAAGGACTATGTGGAGTACTTCGACCCTCGCATCGCCGGCCTGACCGGTGACCTTGCGCAAGTGGCCACCATGGCCAAGGACCGCTACATTTTCTTCGGGAAAGTGCCCATGGAAGGCGGCGACTACCAGATGGAGCACCAGGCATCCATCCAACTGGTGACGGCGGACGGTCGCTTCTTCGGCACCCTTGCTGCCGAGGAAGGTTTCGACATCAGGCTGGCCAAGGTTCGCCGCCTCATCGGCGAGGGATAA
- a CDS encoding copper chaperone PCu(A)C, which translates to MKLFVTIALIGILTTGSGFAHDFTQGSIYLDHPMIEEAPPNAPVLGGYLSIQNTGDTDDRLVAIESSAAEKVEIHRSTVTDGIARMQPMTEGLVIPAGETVWLDNGMHAMFVQPAERYRAGDEVPATLVFEKAGRIDVTFKMEERSTGAGASHEGHGQ; encoded by the coding sequence ATGAAGCTATTTGTCACCATCGCCTTGATCGGCATCCTTACGACCGGGAGCGGGTTTGCCCATGACTTCACGCAAGGTTCGATCTATCTCGACCATCCGATGATCGAGGAGGCCCCGCCGAACGCGCCGGTACTCGGCGGATACCTCTCCATTCAGAACACGGGCGACACCGATGACCGTCTCGTCGCCATCGAGAGCAGCGCTGCCGAGAAGGTGGAGATACATCGGTCAACCGTGACCGATGGCATCGCGCGCATGCAGCCCATGACGGAGGGCCTCGTTATTCCCGCCGGTGAGACCGTGTGGTTGGACAACGGCATGCATGCCATGTTCGTCCAACCTGCCGAGCGGTACCGCGCCGGCGACGAGGTCCCCGCTACCCTGGTGTTCGAGAAGGCTGGTCGAATCGACGTTACGTTCAAGATGGAGGAGCGGTCCACCGGAGCCGGCGCTTCTCATGAAGGTCACGGCCAGTGA